From a single Streptomyces rubradiris genomic region:
- a CDS encoding HelD family protein, with amino-acid sequence MTPTDPALTEALHTERAYHDTCRAALAAMVDGAAEQVVTGEDVSASGADAEVLGYRLRSQAKALRELPPGPLFFGRLDFADGHPGHGGQSYHVGRLRITEDPAAPPLVVDWRAPVSRAFYQADATDPQGVEVRRRFGWAPGSRGESTDLTALEDEHLGRGEARTSDIVAREIERPRVGPMRDIAATIQPEQDDLVRAALTDSVCVQGAPGTGKTAVGLHRAAYLLYTHPKRLQRSGLLILGPNPTFLRYIAEVLPSLGETARRGTADKGYRQSTLLDEIARHPATGTDPLPTATVKHDPRMAEVLRRALYARVDADGADDLAVPDGSYRWRVSAGELAGIVAEVRAEEPPYAIGRERVRTRVVRRLREQAERRAGVLPAAWVRRIERCRPLTARLDAVWPQARPEEVLAGLLTDAGALARAADGLLDPGEQAALLWPRPPRSHKSARWSAADLVLLDELAGLIEHPEGYGHIVVDEAQDLSPMECRAIARRAAFGSLTVLGDLAQGTTPWAARDWSVQLRHLGRPDAAVVPLTTGFRVPAAVLDLANRLLARLDVAVPPATSLRADGELTMRPAEDVLAATVTAVRAALAREGSVGVITADADTDRVRAALTGAGLDAAGPEALGARLAVVPASLVKGLEYDHVVVVEPAAVAEAEERGAHRLYVVLTRAVSRLDVVHARPLPF; translated from the coding sequence GCCCTCACGGAAGCCCTGCACACCGAGCGCGCCTACCACGACACCTGCCGTGCCGCCCTCGCCGCGATGGTCGACGGCGCCGCCGAACAGGTCGTCACCGGCGAGGACGTCTCCGCCTCCGGAGCCGACGCCGAAGTCCTCGGCTACCGGCTGCGCAGCCAGGCCAAGGCCCTGCGCGAACTGCCGCCCGGCCCGCTGTTCTTCGGCCGGCTCGACTTCGCCGACGGCCACCCCGGGCACGGCGGGCAGAGCTACCACGTGGGCCGGCTGCGCATCACCGAGGACCCGGCCGCCCCGCCGCTCGTCGTCGACTGGCGGGCCCCCGTCTCCCGCGCCTTCTACCAGGCCGACGCCACCGACCCGCAGGGCGTCGAGGTGCGCCGCCGGTTCGGCTGGGCCCCGGGCAGCAGGGGCGAGTCCACCGACCTCACCGCGCTGGAGGACGAGCACCTGGGCCGGGGCGAGGCGCGGACCAGCGACATCGTCGCCCGCGAGATCGAGCGGCCCCGCGTCGGACCCATGCGGGACATCGCCGCCACCATCCAGCCCGAGCAGGACGACCTGGTCCGCGCCGCCCTCACCGACTCGGTGTGCGTGCAGGGCGCGCCCGGCACCGGGAAGACCGCCGTCGGCCTGCACCGGGCCGCGTACCTGCTCTACACCCACCCCAAGCGGCTCCAGCGCTCCGGCCTGCTGATCCTCGGCCCCAACCCGACCTTCCTGCGGTACATCGCCGAGGTGCTGCCCTCGCTCGGCGAGACCGCCCGGCGCGGCACCGCCGACAAGGGCTACCGCCAGAGCACCCTGCTGGACGAGATCGCCCGGCACCCGGCCACCGGCACCGACCCGCTGCCCACGGCCACCGTCAAGCACGACCCGCGCATGGCCGAGGTGCTGCGCCGGGCCCTGTACGCGCGGGTCGACGCCGACGGCGCCGACGACCTCGCCGTCCCCGACGGCTCCTACCGCTGGCGGGTGTCCGCCGGTGAACTGGCCGGCATCGTGGCCGAGGTCCGTGCCGAGGAACCCCCGTACGCCATCGGGCGGGAACGGGTGCGCACCCGGGTCGTACGACGGCTGCGCGAGCAGGCCGAACGGCGCGCCGGGGTACTGCCCGCCGCCTGGGTCCGCCGCATCGAACGGTGCCGGCCGCTGACCGCGCGGCTCGACGCGGTGTGGCCGCAGGCCCGCCCCGAGGAGGTCCTCGCCGGACTCCTCACCGACGCCGGGGCGCTGGCCCGCGCCGCCGACGGCCTGCTGGACCCCGGGGAGCAGGCGGCGCTGCTGTGGCCGCGCCCGCCCCGCTCGCACAAGTCCGCCCGCTGGTCCGCCGCCGACCTGGTCCTGCTGGACGAGCTGGCCGGGCTGATCGAACACCCCGAGGGCTACGGTCACATCGTCGTCGACGAGGCGCAGGACCTCTCCCCGATGGAGTGCCGGGCCATCGCCCGCCGGGCCGCCTTCGGCTCGCTCACCGTCCTCGGCGACCTCGCCCAGGGCACCACCCCGTGGGCCGCCCGCGACTGGTCCGTCCAGCTGCGCCACCTGGGCCGGCCCGACGCGGCCGTGGTGCCGCTGACCACCGGGTTCCGGGTGCCGGCCGCCGTGCTGGACCTGGCCAACCGGCTGCTCGCCCGCCTCGATGTCGCCGTCCCCCCGGCCACCTCGCTGCGCGCCGACGGCGAGCTGACCATGCGGCCGGCCGAGGACGTGCTCGCCGCCACCGTGACCGCCGTCCGCGCCGCCCTGGCCCGGGAGGGCTCGGTCGGTGTGATCACGGCGGACGCGGACACCGACCGGGTACGGGCGGCCCTGACCGGGGCCGGCCTGGACGCGGCCGGACCCGAGGCGCTCGGCGCCCGGCTGGCCGTCGTCCCCGCGAGCCTGGTCAAGGGCCTGGAGTACGACCACGTCGTCGTCGTGGAACCGGCCGCCGTGGCGGAGGCGGAGGAGCGGGGCGCGCACCGGCTGTACGTGGTGCTGACCCGGGCGGTGTCCCGCCTGGACGTGGTGCACGCCCGCCCGCTGCCGTTCTGA
- a CDS encoding ATP-binding cassette domain-containing protein yields the protein MSMTTRTDDAPVSAPHAADSHELIRVHGARENNLRNVTVEIPKRRLTVFTGVSGSGKSSLVFDTIAAESQRLINETYSAFVQGFMPALARPDVDVLDGLTTAIIVDQQRMGADPRSTVGTATDANAMLRILFSRLGTPHIGSPKAFSFNVASISGAGAVTLERGGKQVKERREFSVTGGMCPRCEGRGTVTDIDLTRLYDADKSLNEGALTIPGYKPGGWNHRLYTESGLYDPDKPVRTFTQAELDDFLYREPTRMKIAGINMTYEGLVPRIQKSMLAKDREAMQPHIREFVDRAVTFTTCPDCAGTRLGEAARSSKIKGISIADACAMQISDLAEWVRELDEPSVAPLLASLRDTLDSFVEIGLGYLSLDRPAGTLSGGEAQRTKMIRHLGSSLTDVTYVFDEPTAGLHPHDIRRMNDLLLRLRDKGNTVLVVEHKPEVIAIADHVVDLGPGAGTAGGTVCFEGTVAGLRAARTLTGRHLDDRAALKDTVRGPSGALEIRGATTHNLKGVDVDIPLGVLTVVTGVAGSGKSSLVHGSVPAGAGVVFVDQTPIRGSRRSNPATYTGLLEPVRKAFAKANGVKPALFSANSEGACPACNGAGVVYTDLAIMAGVATTCEECEGRRFDASVLEYRLGGRDISEVLAMTVEQAEEFFGGGEGRTPAAHRVLRNLADVGLGYLTLGQPLTTLSGGERQRLKLATHMTEKGGIYVLDEPTTGLHLADVEQLLGLLDRLVDAGKSVIVIEHHQAVMAHADWIIDLGPGAGHDGGRIVFEGTPAELVAARSTITGEHLAEYVGR from the coding sequence ATGAGCATGACCACGAGGACGGACGACGCGCCGGTGTCGGCGCCGCACGCCGCCGACAGCCACGAGCTGATCCGGGTCCACGGCGCACGGGAGAACAACCTCAGGAACGTCACCGTGGAGATACCCAAGCGCCGGCTGACGGTGTTCACGGGTGTATCCGGCTCGGGCAAGAGCTCCCTGGTGTTCGACACCATCGCCGCGGAGTCGCAGCGGCTGATCAACGAGACGTACAGCGCGTTCGTCCAGGGGTTCATGCCCGCCCTGGCGCGGCCCGACGTGGACGTGCTCGACGGGCTGACCACGGCGATCATCGTGGACCAGCAGCGGATGGGCGCCGACCCGCGCTCCACGGTCGGCACCGCCACCGACGCCAACGCGATGCTGCGCATCCTGTTCAGCCGGCTCGGCACCCCGCACATCGGCTCGCCGAAGGCGTTCTCCTTCAACGTCGCCTCCATCAGCGGGGCCGGCGCGGTCACCCTGGAGCGCGGCGGGAAGCAGGTGAAGGAGCGCCGCGAGTTCAGCGTCACCGGCGGCATGTGCCCGCGCTGCGAGGGCCGCGGCACGGTCACCGACATCGACCTGACTCGGCTCTACGACGCGGACAAGTCCCTCAACGAGGGCGCGCTCACCATCCCCGGCTACAAGCCCGGCGGCTGGAACCACCGCCTCTACACCGAGTCCGGCCTCTACGACCCGGACAAGCCGGTCCGCACCTTCACCCAGGCCGAGCTGGACGACTTCCTGTACCGCGAGCCGACCCGCATGAAGATCGCGGGCATCAACATGACGTACGAGGGGCTCGTCCCGCGCATCCAGAAGTCCATGCTCGCCAAGGACCGGGAGGCGATGCAGCCGCACATCCGGGAGTTCGTGGACCGCGCGGTCACCTTCACCACCTGCCCGGACTGCGCCGGCACCCGGCTCGGCGAGGCCGCCCGCTCCTCGAAGATCAAGGGGATCAGCATCGCCGACGCCTGCGCGATGCAGATCAGCGACCTGGCCGAGTGGGTGCGGGAGCTGGACGAGCCGTCCGTGGCACCGCTGCTCGCCTCGCTGCGCGACACCCTCGACTCGTTCGTGGAGATCGGCCTCGGCTACCTCTCCCTGGACCGGCCGGCGGGCACCCTCTCGGGCGGCGAGGCGCAGCGTACGAAGATGATCCGCCACCTCGGCTCGTCGCTGACCGACGTCACGTACGTCTTCGACGAGCCGACCGCCGGTCTGCACCCGCACGACATCCGGCGGATGAACGACCTGCTGCTGCGGCTGCGGGACAAGGGCAACACGGTGCTCGTGGTGGAGCACAAGCCGGAGGTCATCGCGATCGCCGACCACGTGGTGGACCTCGGCCCGGGCGCCGGTACGGCCGGCGGCACCGTCTGCTTCGAAGGCACCGTCGCCGGGCTGCGCGCGGCCCGTACGCTCACCGGCCGCCACCTGGACGACCGGGCCGCGCTGAAGGACACGGTGCGGGGGCCGTCCGGGGCGCTGGAGATCCGCGGCGCCACCACCCACAACCTGAAGGGCGTCGACGTCGACATCCCGCTCGGGGTGCTGACCGTGGTGACCGGGGTGGCCGGGTCCGGCAAGAGTTCGCTGGTGCACGGGTCGGTGCCGGCCGGCGCGGGCGTCGTCTTCGTCGACCAGACCCCGATCCGCGGCTCGCGGCGCAGCAACCCGGCGACGTACACGGGGCTGCTGGAGCCGGTCCGCAAGGCGTTCGCCAAGGCCAACGGGGTGAAGCCGGCGCTGTTCAGCGCGAACTCGGAGGGCGCCTGCCCGGCCTGCAACGGCGCCGGGGTCGTCTACACCGACCTGGCGATCATGGCGGGGGTGGCCACGACCTGCGAGGAGTGCGAGGGCCGGCGGTTCGACGCCTCGGTGCTGGAGTACCGGCTCGGCGGCCGGGACATCAGCGAGGTGCTGGCGATGACGGTCGAGCAGGCCGAGGAGTTCTTCGGCGGCGGGGAGGGCCGTACCCCGGCCGCGCACCGCGTGCTGCGGAACCTGGCCGACGTGGGCCTCGGCTACCTCACCCTCGGCCAGCCGCTCACCACGCTGTCCGGCGGCGAGCGGCAGCGGCTGAAGCTGGCCACGCACATGACCGAGAAGGGCGGGATCTACGTCCTGGACGAGCCGACCACCGGACTGCACCTGGCCGATGTGGAGCAGTTGCTCGGCCTGCTGGACCGGCTGGTCGACGCGGGCAAGTCGGTGATCGTCATCGAGCACCACCAGGCGGTCATGGCGCACGCGGACTGGATCATCGACCTGGGTCCGGGCGCCGGCCACGACGGCGGCCGGATCGTCTTCGAGGGCACCCCGGCGGAGCTGGTCGCGGCCCGCTCCACGATCACCGGCGAGCACCTGGCTGAGTACGTCGGCCGCTGA
- a CDS encoding GNAT family N-acetyltransferase, whose protein sequence is MRPDDWHLTEDIDAFLARAGDFLRSRPDLHTMALTVTETLRADGPGAYAAEAPLFGYLEESGEVRAAFHRRTRGLLSPTVLTPEWADALAARLAGLGHVLPGVSAEQHTAAAFAEAWRRRAGATPALRTQRVRLYRLGTPAPPDPHAEGRARVAGERDHEHLVRWCRAFTADVGEDFPADDAGWPGTRFAAKRFTFWETPDGTPVSMAGATPMVAGHVRVDPVYTPAPLRGRGYAGAVTTAVGRAVLAAGARTVVLFADPANPTSTALYQRIGYDPVAEFTVYDFT, encoded by the coding sequence ATGCGACCGGATGACTGGCACCTCACCGAAGACATCGACGCCTTCCTCGCCCGGGCCGGGGACTTCCTGCGCTCGCGCCCGGATCTGCACACCATGGCGCTGACGGTCACCGAGACCCTGCGCGCCGACGGCCCGGGGGCGTACGCAGCCGAGGCCCCGCTCTTCGGCTACCTGGAGGAGTCGGGTGAGGTCCGTGCCGCCTTCCACCGCAGGACGCGGGGTCTGCTGAGCCCCACCGTCCTCACCCCGGAGTGGGCCGACGCCCTCGCCGCCCGGTTGGCCGGCCTCGGCCACGTGCTCCCCGGGGTCAGCGCCGAGCAGCACACCGCCGCCGCCTTCGCCGAGGCGTGGCGGCGGCGCGCGGGCGCCACGCCGGCCCTGCGCACGCAGCGCGTCCGCCTGTACCGGCTCGGCACCCCGGCCCCGCCGGACCCGCACGCGGAGGGCCGGGCGCGGGTGGCCGGTGAGCGGGACCACGAGCACCTCGTGCGCTGGTGCCGCGCGTTCACGGCGGACGTCGGGGAGGACTTCCCCGCGGACGACGCCGGCTGGCCCGGCACCCGCTTCGCCGCCAAGCGCTTCACGTTCTGGGAGACGCCGGACGGCACGCCCGTCTCCATGGCCGGCGCGACCCCGATGGTCGCCGGCCACGTCCGGGTGGACCCCGTCTACACCCCGGCCCCCCTGCGCGGCCGCGGTTACGCGGGCGCGGTGACGACGGCGGTGGGCCGGGCCGTGCTGGCCGCGGGCGCACGCACGGTGGTCCTGTTCGCGGACCCGGCCAACCCCACCAGCACCGCGCTCTACCAGCGCATCGGGTACGACCCGGTCGCCGAGTTCACGGTGTACGACTTCACGTGA
- a CDS encoding ABC transporter substrate-binding protein has protein sequence MSTLLGVDRADGVVRVGALAPLTPPGWVEAGRQLLAGLELGVRDVNDAGGIGGRPLELVVRDTAADPQRAAAAVDELARLDVAAVTGEYHSVVARAAAARADALGLPFLCSSAVLDALTGQPTEWVARIAPAQSHGWRVYADFLLGAGHSRIAVATQPSVYWASGTGILREHLAPRGGSVVELDMSVLGPTDLCDALAAHGATALLLLVGHPEPAASVVRSVRRDPRLTGVLIGAPAGQPEFAEWATLLGGDGAGIPFLRYLPEHLTPLGTRVEAALRARLSGPPSFVAFEGYDTIAVLADVLRAHGTDRARIAASWPRVVTEGSRGRIRFSRAPGISVRQWAWPPVQIVDRDPTVPDRFRVLHTG, from the coding sequence ATGAGTACGTTGCTCGGGGTGGACCGGGCCGACGGGGTGGTCCGGGTCGGGGCCCTCGCTCCGTTGACGCCGCCCGGCTGGGTCGAGGCGGGGCGGCAGCTGCTCGCCGGGCTCGAACTGGGCGTGCGCGATGTCAACGACGCCGGCGGAATCGGCGGACGGCCGCTGGAGCTGGTGGTGCGGGACACCGCGGCCGATCCACAGCGGGCCGCGGCGGCCGTGGACGAACTGGCCCGGCTGGACGTGGCCGCCGTGACCGGCGAGTACCACAGCGTCGTCGCCCGCGCCGCCGCCGCCCGTGCGGACGCCCTCGGCCTGCCCTTCCTGTGCTCGTCCGCGGTCCTCGACGCGCTCACCGGACAGCCGACGGAATGGGTCGCCCGGATCGCCCCCGCGCAGTCCCACGGCTGGCGCGTCTACGCCGACTTCCTGCTCGGCGCGGGCCACAGCCGCATCGCCGTGGCGACCCAGCCGAGCGTCTACTGGGCGTCCGGGACCGGCATCCTGCGCGAGCATCTCGCGCCGCGCGGCGGCAGCGTCGTCGAGCTCGACATGAGCGTGCTCGGACCCACCGACCTGTGCGACGCGCTCGCCGCCCACGGCGCGACGGCCCTGCTCCTGCTGGTCGGCCACCCGGAGCCGGCCGCGTCCGTCGTCAGGTCCGTGCGCCGCGACCCGCGTCTCACCGGCGTCCTGATCGGCGCACCGGCCGGGCAGCCGGAGTTCGCCGAGTGGGCGACGCTGCTGGGCGGTGACGGCGCGGGGATCCCGTTCCTGCGCTACCTGCCCGAACACCTCACCCCGCTCGGCACACGCGTCGAGGCGGCCCTGCGCGCGCGGCTGTCCGGACCTCCCTCCTTCGTCGCCTTCGAGGGCTACGACACGATCGCCGTCCTCGCCGACGTCCTGCGCGCCCACGGCACGGACCGGGCGCGCATCGCCGCGTCCTGGCCGCGCGTCGTGACCGAGGGCTCCCGCGGCCGGATCCGTTTCTCCCGCGCACCGGGCATCAGCGTCCGGCAGTGGGCCTGGCCGCCGGTCCAGATCGTCGACCGGGACCCGACGGTCCCGGACCGCTTCCGGGTCCTGCACACCGGTTGA
- a CDS encoding putative RNA methyltransferase — MPVLLPPALEPFLDVLRCPVCRARLRPGHGSLRCPAGHTFDIARQGYVSLLTGIRATSGDDADMVQARNRFLSTGRYAPVRQTLTRMTADALPGRGKVVDVGCGTGYYLAGVLDQLPGTRGLGLDTSVRALRSAARAHPRAAAASWDVFRPFPLADHGVDVVLDVFAPRNPAEFHRVLRPSGRLIVVRPGERHLAELRDRIPGMVTIDPDKEQRLRQALDPYFQPAGTRHVAYTTSLTRQEAIDLVGMTPSARHLTHADLTDPGALPARTTVSVLATSYRPR, encoded by the coding sequence GTGCCCGTGTTGCTTCCCCCTGCCCTCGAACCGTTCCTCGACGTGCTGCGCTGCCCGGTGTGCCGCGCCCGTCTCCGACCCGGCCACGGCTCACTGCGCTGCCCGGCGGGCCACACCTTCGACATCGCGCGTCAGGGCTACGTCAGCCTCCTGACGGGCATACGCGCCACCAGCGGTGACGACGCGGACATGGTTCAGGCTCGGAACCGGTTCCTGTCCACCGGCAGGTACGCCCCTGTCCGCCAGACCCTGACTCGTATGACAGCCGACGCCCTGCCTGGCCGAGGCAAGGTCGTGGACGTCGGATGCGGCACCGGCTACTACCTGGCCGGCGTACTCGATCAACTGCCCGGCACCCGCGGCCTGGGCCTGGACACGTCGGTACGCGCCCTGCGCTCGGCCGCCCGAGCCCATCCGCGAGCCGCTGCGGCGAGCTGGGACGTCTTCCGCCCCTTCCCCTTGGCCGACCACGGGGTCGACGTCGTGCTGGACGTGTTCGCCCCGCGCAACCCGGCCGAGTTCCACCGGGTGCTCCGTCCGTCCGGCCGGTTGATCGTGGTGCGCCCTGGCGAGCGGCACCTGGCCGAACTGCGGGACCGGATACCCGGGATGGTCACGATCGACCCGGACAAGGAACAGCGCCTGCGACAGGCGCTGGACCCGTATTTCCAGCCCGCCGGCACCCGGCACGTGGCTTACACCACCTCACTGACCAGGCAGGAGGCCATCGACCTGGTGGGCATGACACCGAGCGCGCGCCACCTGACCCACGCGGACCTGACCGATCCCGGTGCTCTGCCCGCCCGGACCACCGTCTCCGTGCTGGCCACCTCCTACCGGCCTCGGTGA
- a CDS encoding helix-turn-helix domain-containing protein has translation MASLNVGNLGEYLREQRRNAQLSLRQLADAAGVSNPYLSQIERGLRKPSAEVLQQVAKALRISAETLYVRAGILDAERDRDEVETRAVILADPSLNERQKQVLLQIYESFRKENGFGTGEAAGPARDGDGTADQGTGGGSSTAGGGDAAGSDTDAGRRRTAG, from the coding sequence ATGGCATCGCTGAACGTCGGCAATCTCGGTGAGTACCTGCGCGAGCAGCGGCGCAACGCCCAGCTGTCGTTGCGGCAGCTCGCCGACGCCGCCGGGGTGTCCAACCCGTACCTGAGCCAGATCGAGCGCGGACTGCGCAAGCCCAGCGCGGAGGTGCTCCAGCAGGTCGCCAAGGCCCTGCGCATCTCCGCCGAGACGCTGTACGTCCGCGCCGGCATCCTCGACGCCGAGCGGGACCGCGACGAGGTCGAGACACGCGCCGTCATCCTCGCCGACCCCTCGCTCAACGAGCGGCAGAAGCAGGTGCTGCTCCAGATCTACGAGTCCTTCCGCAAGGAGAACGGATTCGGGACCGGCGAGGCGGCCGGGCCGGCGCGGGACGGGGACGGCACCGCGGACCAGGGAACCGGCGGCGGCAGCAGTACGGCCGGCGGAGGCGATGCCGCCGGAAGCGACACAGACGCAGGCCGGCGGCGGACGGCCGGATAA
- a CDS encoding DUF2516 family protein: protein MGDMLMLGFAGFMGILKIILMALAAVGLFDAAFRREDAFRAADKQNKVFWLIILGIALVVSYLFSILSILPIAGAVASIVYLVDVRPALQQVGGGRGFGRRGRGSSSDGPYGPWNGGR from the coding sequence GTGGGCGACATGCTGATGCTGGGCTTCGCGGGATTCATGGGCATCTTGAAGATCATCCTCATGGCCCTGGCCGCGGTCGGGCTGTTCGACGCCGCGTTCCGGCGGGAGGACGCCTTCCGCGCCGCGGACAAGCAGAACAAGGTCTTCTGGCTGATCATTCTGGGCATCGCGCTCGTGGTCAGCTATCTGTTCTCGATCCTGTCCATCCTGCCGATCGCCGGCGCGGTCGCCAGCATCGTCTACCTCGTCGACGTCCGCCCCGCCCTGCAGCAGGTCGGCGGCGGCCGCGGCTTCGGCCGCCGCGGCCGGGGGAGCAGCAGCGACGGTCCGTACGGGCCGTGGAACGGCGGCCGGTAG
- a CDS encoding PP2C family protein-serine/threonine phosphatase gives MPVPVPRQRAIPAVESGQAQAPQAVGGPLKEEAHRDATPAHGTGATLTLLLIEDDPAGSPIVPDLLDSAGKPIRVRTARNLTEAERLLTDDVHCILLDLALPAPGGDDTDDELAVLRHVLRLAPRHAVLALTASGDAERGAEAVRVGAQDYLFRDELDGRLLSRAIRYAVERKRSETAERRLAEGRLRAQENRRLERGLLPTPLLDGSSLRFAARYRPGRSRALLGGDFYDAVRTPDGTVHAMIGDVCGHGPDEAALGVELRIAWRALTLAGLCGDELLNTLQQVLEHERADEEIFATLCTVDIAPDGRRAGLCLAGHPAPLIASPGRAPRLLPYDNNGPALGLLPGARWPRMQVELGAEWSLMLYTDGLIEGKVGVGGERLGQDGMVEMIRRQLAEGLRGEELLRAAVHEVRELNGGELTDDVAVVLLDRAA, from the coding sequence ATGCCCGTACCCGTACCGCGGCAGAGAGCGATCCCGGCCGTGGAGAGTGGACAGGCGCAGGCCCCGCAGGCCGTCGGCGGCCCCCTCAAGGAAGAGGCGCACCGCGACGCCACGCCCGCGCACGGCACCGGCGCCACTCTCACCCTGCTGCTGATCGAGGACGATCCGGCCGGTTCGCCGATCGTGCCCGACCTGCTGGACTCGGCCGGCAAGCCGATCCGCGTGCGCACCGCCCGCAACCTCACCGAGGCCGAGCGGCTGCTCACCGACGACGTCCACTGCATCCTGCTGGACCTGGCGCTCCCGGCGCCGGGCGGCGACGACACCGACGACGAGCTGGCCGTGCTCCGGCACGTGCTGCGGCTCGCGCCCCGGCACGCCGTGCTCGCGCTGACCGCCTCCGGCGACGCCGAGCGCGGCGCCGAGGCCGTGCGCGTGGGCGCCCAGGACTATCTGTTCCGGGACGAGCTGGACGGCCGGCTGCTCAGCCGCGCCATCCGCTACGCCGTGGAGCGCAAGCGTTCCGAGACGGCCGAGCGGCGGCTCGCCGAGGGCCGGCTGCGCGCGCAGGAGAACCGCCGACTGGAGCGCGGTCTGCTGCCCACCCCGCTGCTGGACGGCTCCTCGCTGCGGTTCGCCGCCCGCTACCGGCCGGGCCGCTCCCGGGCACTGCTCGGCGGCGACTTCTACGACGCCGTGCGCACCCCCGACGGCACCGTGCACGCCATGATCGGCGACGTCTGCGGACACGGCCCGGACGAGGCCGCGCTGGGCGTGGAGCTGCGCATCGCCTGGCGGGCGCTGACCCTGGCCGGGCTGTGCGGGGACGAACTGCTGAACACCCTCCAGCAGGTGCTGGAGCACGAGCGCGCCGACGAGGAGATCTTCGCGACGCTGTGCACGGTGGACATCGCCCCCGACGGCCGCCGCGCGGGCCTGTGCCTGGCGGGCCATCCGGCCCCGCTCATAGCCAGCCCCGGCCGGGCCCCGCGACTGCTGCCCTACGACAACAACGGGCCCGCCCTTGGCCTGCTGCCCGGCGCCCGCTGGCCCCGGATGCAGGTGGAGCTGGGCGCCGAGTGGAGCCTGATGCTCTACACCGACGGGCTCATCGAGGGCAAGGTCGGCGTGGGCGGGGAGCGACTGGGTCAGGACGGCATGGTGGAGATGATCCGCCGGCAGCTGGCCGAGGGGCTGCGCGGGGAGGAACTGCTGCGGGCCGCGGTGCACGAGGTCCGGGAGCTGAACGGGGGCGAGCTGACGGACGACGTGGCCGTGGTGCTGCTGGACCGGGCGGCGTAG
- a CDS encoding C40 family peptidase, which translates to MGSGKRGLLTAALTVVCAVTVLAAPGTAFAAPAPIPTPSPARTPLPDKDLEEVRAKLDKLYHDASVATDAYNAAEEKAEKQSAEIVELARKIDQGQQRLDGLKDRAGAAARDQYRTGGLSSTAQFLLTDDPGRFLDGAGRVLQGQRAATGLMAEMTRTQKELRAYADDASAQWKRLEVNRKAKAAAKKKIEQQIDAAEKLQSRLEKEEKERLAELEREAAQKAQTAWLDTGVLQDAHDQASAPGEKAVKYATEQLGKPYVWGAEGPDSFDCSGLTSQAWAAAGHPVPRTSQEQWRRLPHVETEDMRPGDLVIYFDDASHVGLYIGDGRIIHAPRPGRTVTEAGAGSMPILGVVRPDA; encoded by the coding sequence ATGGGTTCGGGCAAGCGCGGCCTGCTCACGGCCGCCCTGACCGTGGTCTGCGCGGTGACCGTCCTCGCGGCACCCGGCACGGCGTTCGCGGCCCCCGCACCCATACCCACGCCCTCACCGGCCCGGACTCCCCTGCCGGACAAGGACCTTGAGGAGGTCCGCGCCAAGCTCGACAAGCTCTACCACGACGCGTCCGTGGCCACCGACGCCTACAACGCGGCCGAGGAGAAGGCGGAGAAGCAGTCCGCCGAGATCGTGGAGCTGGCCCGGAAGATCGACCAGGGCCAGCAGCGGCTGGACGGGCTGAAGGACCGGGCGGGCGCGGCGGCCCGCGACCAGTACCGCACGGGCGGCCTCTCCTCCACCGCCCAGTTCCTGCTCACCGACGACCCCGGCCGGTTCCTCGACGGCGCCGGCCGGGTGCTCCAGGGCCAGCGCGCGGCGACCGGGCTGATGGCCGAGATGACCCGCACCCAGAAGGAGTTGCGGGCCTACGCCGACGACGCCTCCGCGCAGTGGAAGCGGCTGGAGGTCAACCGCAAGGCCAAGGCCGCCGCCAAGAAGAAGATCGAGCAGCAGATCGACGCGGCGGAGAAGCTCCAGTCCCGGCTGGAGAAGGAGGAGAAGGAGCGCCTCGCCGAGCTGGAGCGCGAGGCCGCGCAGAAGGCGCAGACCGCCTGGCTGGACACCGGCGTCCTCCAGGACGCCCACGACCAGGCCTCCGCGCCGGGCGAGAAGGCCGTGAAGTACGCCACCGAGCAGCTCGGCAAGCCGTACGTGTGGGGCGCCGAGGGACCGGACTCCTTCGACTGCTCCGGCCTGACCTCCCAGGCCTGGGCCGCGGCCGGACACCCCGTACCGCGCACCTCACAGGAGCAGTGGCGGCGGCTGCCGCACGTGGAGACCGAGGACATGCGCCCCGGCGACCTCGTCATCTACTTCGACGACGCCAGCCACGTCGGGCTGTACATCGGTGACGGCAGGATCATCCACGCCCCGCGCCCCGGCCGTACGGTGACGGAGGCGGGCGCCGGTTCCATGCCGATCCTGGGCGTCGTACGACCGGACGCGTGA